From one Sulfurimonas sp. HSL-3221 genomic stretch:
- a CDS encoding DHH family phosphoesterase: MREAIEAAEHIALIAHVHPDADSLGSACAMYAHLLRLQKRVTLFCASEAIDERLFCLPWADKITSRWDETADLAIAFDCGDSARLGVLPKCTLINVDHHGSNDGFGHIKLIDKEAVSTTAVLLTWFKTEAIKINAKMATALYAGITEDTLGFMSRRTDAAVFEMAAELARAGAEVVSVNHALFLRRPLSALRLKALMLSSLALRSDARIALLQVTRAMMEQSGADDTVCDDVLQEVLGLPTVCVAVMLCEREAGVLKVSLRTDDGIDVGVIAEAFGGGGHHFASGFTATGTALERLSEKMIDIIEKELE, translated from the coding sequence ATGCGCGAAGCGATCGAAGCCGCGGAACACATTGCGCTGATTGCCCACGTGCATCCGGATGCGGATTCGCTGGGCAGCGCATGCGCCATGTATGCCCACCTGCTTCGGCTGCAAAAGCGCGTGACGCTTTTTTGTGCAAGCGAAGCCATCGATGAACGGTTGTTCTGTTTGCCATGGGCGGATAAGATCACATCGCGTTGGGATGAAACGGCAGACCTGGCCATCGCGTTCGACTGCGGTGATTCGGCACGACTGGGCGTACTTCCGAAATGTACGTTGATCAATGTCGACCACCACGGCAGTAACGACGGCTTCGGGCATATCAAGCTCATTGACAAGGAAGCGGTCAGTACCACCGCCGTCCTTTTGACATGGTTCAAGACCGAAGCGATCAAAATCAACGCCAAAATGGCGACGGCGCTCTACGCCGGGATTACCGAAGATACTCTGGGATTTATGAGCCGTCGGACGGACGCGGCGGTTTTCGAGATGGCCGCTGAGCTCGCCCGGGCCGGGGCGGAGGTCGTGTCGGTGAATCACGCGCTTTTCCTGCGCCGTCCGCTCTCGGCACTGCGCCTTAAGGCCTTGATGCTCTCAAGCCTTGCCCTGCGCAGCGATGCACGTATCGCTTTGTTGCAGGTGACCCGGGCGATGATGGAACAGAGCGGGGCGGACGATACGGTTTGCGACGATGTCCTGCAGGAAGTACTGGGTCTGCCGACGGTCTGCGTGGCCGTGATGCTCTGCGAGCGTGAAGCGGGTGTGCTCAAAGTGTCGCTGCGTACCGACGACGGGATCGACGTCGGGGTGATCGCGGAGGCTTTCGGCGGCGGCGGACACCATTTTGCGTCCGGGTTCACGGCAACGGGGACGGCGTTGGAGCGACTGTCAGAAAAAATGATCGACATTATTGAAAAGGAGTTGGAATGA
- a CDS encoding M23 family metallopeptidase — translation MRRRKKGYGGVMFLSILLAAIGGAVYLYTSDAFERDVPDIRIENSGYWNGEAPLKVSIDDQSGIVEYKITLMSGSNQTILSEAKSPAPEKSKQFELQVPARTIGKQTDVVTLEVEARDASRWNFFAGNRAVKRVTLKIDARRPKVGIIANSYKITKGGSALVVFEAEDENLEELYIETSFGRRFKAVPFYAENYYVALIAWPVTAERFRAYVIADDVAGNRAKAYIPLHLQEKQYRVSKIKLSDHFLNGKVSDLAQMYGAPANADMIERFRYVNETMRAQNEELIHNITSKVGDAQIDRFDQQPFYPLRNGQVVASFGDHRLYYYNGAKVSESYHLGLDLASVKMGKIKIQNPADIVFADENGIYGNMPILAHGLGLYTLYGHCSNLNVTQGEHVDAGTHIANTGMTGYAMGDHLHFGVLVQGVEVRPEEWMDKQWIRLNVSDVIKEAKKVIDRRR, via the coding sequence ATGAGACGACGAAAAAAGGGATACGGCGGCGTGATGTTTTTGAGCATCCTGCTCGCGGCGATCGGAGGAGCGGTCTACCTGTACACCTCGGATGCGTTCGAGCGTGACGTACCGGATATCCGCATTGAAAACAGCGGTTACTGGAACGGCGAGGCCCCGCTCAAGGTCTCCATCGACGATCAGAGCGGCATCGTGGAGTACAAGATCACGCTGATGAGCGGCAGCAACCAGACGATCCTCTCCGAGGCGAAATCGCCTGCACCGGAGAAGTCGAAGCAGTTTGAGCTGCAGGTCCCTGCCCGCACGATCGGCAAGCAGACCGATGTCGTCACCCTCGAAGTCGAGGCGCGCGACGCCAGCCGCTGGAACTTCTTCGCCGGGAACCGCGCGGTCAAACGCGTCACCCTGAAGATCGACGCCCGTCGACCGAAAGTGGGGATTATCGCCAACTCCTACAAGATCACGAAGGGCGGTTCGGCCCTCGTGGTGTTTGAAGCCGAAGACGAGAACCTCGAAGAGCTCTACATCGAGACGAGCTTCGGGCGCCGCTTCAAGGCCGTACCCTTTTATGCGGAAAATTACTATGTCGCGCTGATCGCATGGCCGGTGACTGCCGAGCGTTTCCGGGCCTACGTCATCGCCGACGACGTCGCGGGCAATCGGGCAAAGGCCTACATCCCGCTGCACCTTCAGGAGAAGCAGTACCGCGTTTCGAAGATCAAACTCAGCGACCACTTTCTTAACGGAAAGGTTTCCGATCTCGCGCAGATGTACGGTGCTCCGGCCAACGCCGATATGATTGAGCGTTTCCGCTATGTGAATGAAACCATGCGCGCGCAGAACGAAGAGCTGATCCACAACATTACGTCGAAAGTAGGGGATGCCCAGATCGACCGGTTCGACCAGCAGCCGTTCTATCCGCTGCGCAACGGACAGGTGGTTGCCAGTTTCGGTGATCATCGTCTTTACTACTACAACGGCGCGAAGGTCAGCGAATCCTACCACCTTGGGCTCGACCTCGCCAGCGTGAAAATGGGCAAGATCAAGATTCAGAACCCCGCGGATATCGTCTTTGCCGACGAGAACGGTATCTACGGTAATATGCCGATCCTGGCCCACGGTCTGGGGCTCTATACCCTTTACGGGCACTGTTCGAATCTGAACGTCACCCAGGGCGAACACGTTGATGCGGGAACGCACATCGCCAATACGGGGATGACGGGTTACGCCATGGGAGACCACCTCCACTTCGGCGTTCTGGTCCAGGGCGTGGAAGTAAGACCGGAGGAGTGGATGGACAAGCAGTGGATCCGTCTCAATGTCAGCGATGTCATCAAAGAGGCAAAAAAGGTGATCGACCGCCGCCGTTAA
- the nadC gene encoding carboxylating nicotinate-nucleotide diphosphorylase: MAEDVGRGDLYARVSEAVEASAKIYAKSDGVLAGVLYVDTLAKMESIYVKWFVKEGERFAKGDVIAHFSGDSHTLLRCERTILNMMLHASSIATLTRQYVDLIEPYGTKLLDTRKTRPMLRNFEKYATRIGGAVNHRMGLDDCLMLKDTHLRTIKDLDAFMADARKRIPYTAKIEIEAETFEMAKKAMDVRADIVMCDNMTPVQLREVVVYKNTNYPYIKLEASGNISLETIESYAATGVDAISTGSLIHQANWIDLSMKMD, from the coding sequence ATGGCCGAGGATGTCGGCCGCGGAGACCTCTACGCACGGGTGTCGGAGGCGGTTGAGGCTTCGGCCAAGATCTATGCCAAAAGCGACGGTGTTCTGGCCGGCGTCTTGTACGTCGATACCCTGGCGAAGATGGAGAGCATCTATGTCAAGTGGTTCGTGAAAGAGGGCGAGCGCTTTGCCAAAGGGGATGTGATCGCCCACTTCAGCGGGGATTCGCACACCCTGCTGCGCTGCGAACGCACGATCCTCAATATGATGCTGCATGCCAGTTCGATCGCGACGCTGACCCGCCAGTATGTCGACCTGATCGAACCCTACGGCACCAAATTGCTCGATACGCGTAAAACGCGCCCGATGCTCCGCAACTTCGAAAAGTATGCGACGCGCATCGGCGGGGCCGTGAACCACCGCATGGGGCTGGATGACTGTCTGATGCTCAAAGATACCCACCTGCGCACGATCAAGGACCTTGACGCTTTCATGGCCGACGCGCGCAAAAGGATTCCCTATACCGCCAAGATCGAGATCGAGGCGGAGACATTTGAGATGGCGAAGAAGGCGATGGACGTGCGGGCGGATATTGTCATGTGCGACAACATGACCCCCGTGCAGTTGCGCGAGGTGGTTGTCTACAAAAACACGAACTACCCCTACATCAAACTTGAAGCGAGCGGGAACATCTCCCTTGAAACGATCGAATCGTATGCGGCCACGGGGGTCGACGCGATCAGCACGGGTTCATTGATCCATCAGGCGAACTGGATCGATCTCTCCATGAAAATGGACTGA
- the lpxC gene encoding UDP-3-O-acyl-N-acetylglucosamine deacetylase, giving the protein MKQTTIAKPVELVGIGLHKGSPVRLRLEPLEADSGIVFVRKDVGVSIPLKPENVVDTQMATVIGKDGFVISTIEHLLSAVYAYGIDNLRIIVDADEVPVMDGSSASFCLLLDEAETVEQDAPKRIMRIKKEVTIKEGDKYVKLIPSNDLRYHFTIRFKHPVISEQHFDLDFSRETYKAEIARARTFGFLHEVQYLRSKGLALGGSLENAVVLDEKKVLNPEGLRYSNEFVRHKILDAIGDMSLIGINFIGEYEAFAGSHDLNHKLTLELLKDPANYEVVEIATAEAKAMAKAYA; this is encoded by the coding sequence ATGAAACAGACGACGATCGCAAAACCGGTGGAACTGGTGGGAATCGGCTTACACAAAGGTTCTCCGGTACGTCTCCGGCTTGAACCTCTTGAGGCGGACAGCGGGATCGTCTTCGTCCGCAAGGATGTCGGTGTTTCCATTCCCCTCAAGCCCGAAAACGTCGTCGACACGCAGATGGCGACGGTGATCGGAAAAGACGGCTTCGTCATCTCGACGATCGAGCATCTTCTCTCCGCGGTGTACGCTTACGGCATTGACAACCTCCGCATCATCGTCGACGCCGACGAAGTCCCCGTCATGGACGGCTCCAGCGCAAGCTTCTGCCTCCTGCTGGATGAGGCGGAAACGGTCGAACAGGATGCGCCGAAGCGTATTATGCGTATCAAGAAGGAAGTGACGATCAAAGAGGGGGACAAGTACGTCAAACTGATACCCTCGAACGACCTGCGCTACCACTTCACCATCCGTTTCAAGCATCCCGTCATTTCCGAACAGCACTTCGACCTCGACTTCAGCCGTGAAACTTACAAAGCGGAGATCGCGCGTGCCCGCACCTTCGGTTTTCTTCACGAGGTCCAGTATCTCCGCTCCAAAGGGTTGGCCCTGGGCGGCAGCCTGGAGAACGCCGTCGTCCTGGACGAGAAAAAGGTGCTCAACCCCGAAGGGCTGCGCTACAGTAACGAGTTCGTCCGCCACAAGATCCTGGACGCCATTGGGGACATGTCCCTTATCGGCATCAACTTCATTGGGGAGTACGAGGCCTTCGCCGGGAGCCACGACCTCAACCACAAGCTGACCCTCGAGCTGCTCAAAGACCCCGCGAACTACGAGGTTGTCGAGATCGCGACGGCGGAAGCGAAGGCGATGGCCAAAGCATATGCATGA